The following are encoded together in the Streptomyces sp. NBC_00358 genome:
- a CDS encoding response regulator transcription factor: MRLLLVEDDNHVAAALSAVLARHGFDVTHARSGEEALRALVPESDGFGVVLLDLGLPDQDGYEVCGKIRKRTATPVIMVTARADVRSRIHGLNLGADDYVVKPYDTGELLARIHAVSRRTAHDDASATGETMLLLGPVRIELPNRQVTVGGSTVQLTRKEFDLLALLAQRPGVVFRREQIISEVWRTSWEGTGRTLEVHVASLRSKLRMPALIETVRGVGYRLVAPAS, translated from the coding sequence ATGAGACTGCTCCTCGTCGAGGACGACAATCACGTCGCGGCCGCCCTGTCCGCGGTGCTGGCCCGGCACGGCTTCGACGTCACCCACGCCCGCAGCGGCGAGGAGGCCCTGCGCGCGCTGGTCCCGGAGAGCGACGGCTTCGGCGTCGTCCTGCTCGACCTCGGACTGCCCGACCAGGACGGCTACGAGGTCTGCGGCAAGATCCGCAAACGGACCGCCACCCCGGTGATCATGGTCACCGCTCGCGCGGACGTACGGTCCCGCATCCACGGCCTCAACCTCGGCGCCGACGACTACGTGGTGAAGCCCTACGACACCGGGGAACTGCTCGCCCGGATCCACGCCGTCAGCCGGCGCACCGCCCACGACGACGCCTCGGCCACCGGCGAGACCATGCTGCTCCTCGGCCCCGTACGCATCGAACTCCCCAACCGCCAGGTCACCGTGGGCGGTTCGACGGTCCAGCTGACCCGCAAGGAGTTCGACCTGCTCGCGCTGCTCGCCCAGCGCCCCGGAGTGGTGTTCCGCCGGGAGCAGATCATCAGCGAGGTGTGGCGCACCAGTTGGGAAGGCACCGGACGCACCCTGGAGGTGCACGTCGCGTCGCTGCGCTCCAAACTGCGCATGCCGGCGCTGATCGAGACCGTCCGCGGCGTCGGCTACCGGCTCGTCGCCCCGGCTTCGTAG
- a CDS encoding amino acid ABC transporter ATP-binding protein translates to MTEVSVAKDAMAATDELVVLKSVNKHFGALHVLQDIDLTITRGEVVVVIGPSGSGKSTLCRTVNRLETIDSGDISIDGKPLPQEGKALARLRADVGMVFQSFNLFAHKTVLENVMLGQIKVRRTGKKAAEEKARALLDRVGVGTQADKYPAQLSGGQQQRVAIARALAMDPKVMLFDEPTSALDPEMINEVLEVMQQLARDGMTMIVVTHEMGFARSAANRVVFMADGRIVEEAVPDQFFSNPRSDRAKDFLSKILHH, encoded by the coding sequence ATGACCGAAGTATCGGTGGCCAAGGACGCCATGGCCGCGACCGACGAACTGGTCGTCCTGAAGAGCGTCAACAAGCACTTCGGCGCGTTGCACGTGCTCCAGGACATCGACCTGACGATCACCCGTGGCGAGGTCGTCGTGGTCATCGGGCCCTCCGGGTCCGGGAAGTCCACCCTGTGCCGCACCGTCAACCGCCTGGAGACCATCGATTCGGGTGACATCTCGATCGACGGCAAGCCGCTGCCCCAGGAGGGCAAGGCGCTCGCCCGGCTCCGGGCCGATGTCGGCATGGTCTTCCAGTCCTTCAACCTCTTCGCGCACAAGACCGTGCTCGAGAACGTGATGCTGGGGCAGATCAAGGTCCGCAGGACCGGCAAGAAGGCGGCGGAGGAGAAGGCCCGCGCCCTGCTCGACCGCGTCGGCGTCGGCACGCAGGCGGACAAGTACCCGGCGCAGTTGTCGGGCGGCCAGCAGCAACGCGTCGCCATCGCACGGGCGTTGGCGATGGACCCCAAGGTCATGCTCTTCGACGAGCCGACCTCCGCGCTGGACCCCGAGATGATCAACGAGGTCCTCGAAGTCATGCAGCAGCTCGCCCGGGACGGCATGACCATGATCGTCGTCACCCATGAGATGGGGTTCGCCCGTTCGGCTGCCAACCGGGTCGTCTTCATGGCCGACGGCCGCATCGTCGAAGAGGCTGTGCCGGACCAGTTCTTCAGCAATCCGCGCAGTGACCGTGCCAAGGACTTCCTCTCGAAGATCCTGCACCACTGA
- a CDS encoding glutamate ABC transporter substrate-binding protein, with amino-acid sequence MKLRKAAAASAAVLALAVTATACGSSDKNDSGSSSSGGGKIKIGIKYDQPGLGLQQPDGSFAGFDVDVATYVAKQLGYKPSQIQFIQTKSADRENALARGDVKFIAATYSITDERKQKVDFAGPYLLAHQDLLVKSDSNISKGTDLNGKKLCSVTGSTSAQNVQKTIAPKAQLRELSGYSECIAALQSGAVDAVTTDDSILAGFAAQDKYKGQFKLAGLKLSNENYGIGVKKGDTATVNKINTALEKMVSDGSWQKAVDKNFAPAHYKYEQAPKIGVIVK; translated from the coding sequence ATGAAGCTCCGCAAGGCAGCCGCCGCCTCGGCCGCCGTACTCGCGCTCGCCGTGACCGCCACCGCGTGCGGTTCGAGCGACAAGAACGACAGCGGGTCCTCGTCCTCGGGCGGCGGCAAGATCAAGATCGGCATCAAGTACGACCAGCCCGGTCTCGGCCTGCAGCAGCCGGACGGATCCTTCGCCGGTTTCGACGTGGACGTCGCGACCTACGTGGCCAAGCAGCTCGGATACAAGCCCAGCCAGATCCAGTTCATCCAGACCAAGAGCGCCGACCGCGAGAACGCTCTCGCCCGCGGCGACGTGAAGTTCATCGCCGCGACCTACTCGATCACCGACGAGCGCAAGCAGAAGGTCGACTTCGCCGGCCCGTACCTGCTGGCCCACCAGGACCTGCTCGTCAAGTCCGACTCGAACATCTCCAAGGGCACGGACCTCAACGGCAAGAAGCTCTGCTCCGTGACCGGCTCCACGTCGGCGCAGAACGTCCAGAAGACGATCGCCCCGAAGGCCCAACTGCGCGAGCTGAGCGGCTACTCGGAGTGCATCGCGGCCCTGCAGAGCGGCGCCGTCGACGCGGTGACCACCGACGACTCGATCCTCGCGGGCTTCGCCGCGCAGGACAAGTACAAGGGGCAGTTCAAGCTCGCCGGCCTCAAGCTGAGCAACGAGAACTACGGCATCGGCGTCAAGAAGGGCGACACGGCGACGGTGAACAAGATCAACACCGCGCTGGAGAAGATGGTGAGCGACGGCTCCTGGCAGAAGGCGGTCGACAAGAACTTCGCCCCCGCCCACTACAAGTACGAGCAGGCCCCGAAGATCGGCGTGATCGTCAAGTAG
- a CDS encoding amino acid ABC transporter permease translates to MFDFLQGYDVLGAFWMTVKLTVFSALGSLVLGTLLAAMRVSPVPLMRGFGTAYVNIVRNIPLTVIIVFSSLGLADIFGVTMGASDDFKLQGFRLAVLSLVGYHAAFVCEALRSGINTVPVGQAEAARAIGLSFSQTLRLVVLPQAFRSVIVPLANVLIALTKNTTVAAAIGVAEAASLMKTMIENEAQTVLIAAVFAFGFVVLTLPTGLILGWLGKRLAVKR, encoded by the coding sequence GTGTTCGACTTTCTTCAAGGTTATGACGTCCTGGGGGCGTTCTGGATGACGGTGAAGCTCACCGTCTTCTCCGCCCTCGGCTCCCTGGTCCTGGGCACGCTGCTGGCCGCGATGCGGGTCAGCCCGGTCCCGCTCATGCGCGGCTTCGGCACCGCCTACGTGAACATCGTGCGGAACATCCCCCTGACGGTCATCATCGTCTTCAGTTCGCTCGGCCTCGCGGACATCTTCGGTGTGACGATGGGCGCGTCCGACGACTTCAAGCTCCAGGGTTTCCGGCTCGCGGTGCTCAGTCTCGTCGGCTATCACGCGGCCTTCGTCTGCGAGGCGCTTCGCTCCGGCATCAACACCGTTCCGGTCGGACAGGCCGAGGCGGCCCGCGCGATCGGGCTGAGCTTCAGCCAGACCCTCCGGCTCGTCGTGCTGCCGCAGGCGTTCCGTTCCGTCATCGTCCCGCTGGCGAACGTGCTGATCGCGCTGACCAAGAACACGACCGTGGCCGCCGCCATCGGCGTGGCCGAAGCCGCCAGCCTGATGAAGACGATGATCGAGAACGAGGCCCAGACGGTCCTCATCGCCGCGGTCTTCGCCTTCGGGTTCGTGGTCCTGACCCTCCCCACCGGCCTCATCCTCGGCTGGCTGGGCAAGCGACTGGCGGTGAAGCGATGA